The following coding sequences lie in one Rutidosis leptorrhynchoides isolate AG116_Rl617_1_P2 chromosome 6, CSIRO_AGI_Rlap_v1, whole genome shotgun sequence genomic window:
- the LOC139853795 gene encoding probable sugar phosphate/phosphate translocator At3g11320, with protein sequence MSAKSNYNVMLNTDDDEDDYEVDNIMSAKSQRLKLLNLLLYMAPISITLLLPVTMYMEENVVGVQPSDQLQGKKHTSALTLQRKRCSSSSFFVDGVLVSNPFKVTGMARQHATHANAPREKRACFLSGVFSFELSMS encoded by the exons ATGTCTGCAAAAAGTAATTATAATGTGATGCTAAATACCGATGATGATGAAGACGACTATGAGGTGGACAATATAATGTCTGCAAAAA GTCAGAGGCTGAAGTTGTTGAATCTTCTTCTATATATGGCTCCTATTTCCATTACACTTCTTCTACCCGTAACCATGTACATGGAAGAGAATGTGGTTGGGGTACAACCATCTGACCAACTTCAGGGCAAAAAGCATACAAGTGCTCTTACACTTCAG CGTAAAAGGTGCAGTAGTAGCAGTTTTTTTGTTGATGGAGTATTAGTTAGTAATCCATTCAAGGTGACTGGTATGGCACGGCAGCACGCTACACACGCTAACGCCCCGAG AGAAAAGAGGGCGTGTTTTCTTAGTGGAGTATTTTCATTCGAGTTGAGCATGTCATGA
- the LOC139853796 gene encoding uncharacterized protein encodes MTSAQTGEAWVMEVLNGHPIRSVNAFRMHPDLFIKLCGELETNYGLQSTEKMSTFEMVGIFMYTLALGLSNRDVMERFQRSGETISRAFHEVLKSIIGRDKGFQGLARNIIRPKDPTFQLVPPQIMNDKRYMPYFKDCIGCIDGTHIRACITESQQLPYIGRKGVPTFNVMATCRYYLVDKGYPDRKGYLVPYPKTRYHQSQFQKEPPNNMQEAFNRSHSSLRSYIERSFGILKKRFHILSEMPRFSVQTQIDVITATFALHNYIRTNSQEDIMFAIIDEHPNYIPRDELMMLIIMTHAPKDYLKEEGMR; translated from the exons ATGACTTCAGCTCAAACAGGTGAGGCTTGGGTGATGGAAGTTTTAAATGGTCATCCAATACGATCTGTAAATGCATTTAGAATGCATCCAGATTTGTTTATAAAATTATGTGGAGAACTTGAAACAAACTATGGATTGCAGTCAACTGAAAAAATGTCCACATTTGAGATGGTGGGGATATTTATGTATACCTTGGCATTGGGATTATCTAATAGAGATGTTATGGAGCGTTTTCAACGTTCAGGGGAGACTATTAGTAGAGCATTTCATGAAGTTCTAAAGTCGATAATTGGTAGAGATAAAGGTTTCCAAGGTCTGGCACGCAACATTATAAGACCAAAAGATCCAACTTTTCAACTAGTACCACCTCAAATCATGAACGACAAAAGATACATGCCGTATTTCAAG GATTGTATTGGATGTATCGATGGTACACATATAAGGGCATGCATTACAGAGAGTCAACAACTACCTTATATTGGTAGAAAAGGAGTACCTACTTTCAATGTAATGGCAACGT GTAGATATTATTTGGTTGATAAAGGATACCCGGACAGAAAGGGATACCTTGTTCCATATCCCAAGACAAGATACCATCAATCTCAATTTCAAAAAGAGCCCCCAAATAATATGCAAGAAGCATTCAACCGTTCACATTCATCTCTACGAAGTTATATTGAGAGGTCATTCGGAATTTTGAAGAAACGGTTTCACATACTTAGTGAAATGCCAAGGTTTAGTGTGCAAACACAAATTGATGTTATCACGGCTACATTTGCATTGCATAACTACATTCGTACTAATAGTCAAGAAGATATCATGTTTGCAATAATCGATGAACATCCAAATTACATACCACGAGATgagttaatgatgttaataatcatGACACACGCACCGAAGGACTATTTGAAGGAAGAAGGAATGAGATGA